A genome region from Chengkuizengella sp. SCS-71B includes the following:
- a CDS encoding Gfo/Idh/MocA family oxidoreductase: MKRIKVGIIGLGEIAQKVYLPLLVHDERITIVGIMSRNKAKVKQLCNKYRIKIGYTNVNELLLQDLDAVFVHSTTESHYQIIKKCLNRNLHVYVDKPLSTHIKETIELVKLAEKKQLLLCVGFNRRFAPKYIEAKKWIDEVGGFDTCIAQKHRTQLQNFNARHTIYDDLIHIVDLLLWLGSGIKEVSSYTRNVNKKDQLLNASGHLIFGASSGFFSMNRQSGADLESLELYGGSRSVKVINMELATFHDLKSGEQVKPFGSWDTVFYRRGFAGIVNHFLETLHNPESCTVRAERVLETHLLMEQFSK, translated from the coding sequence ATGAAACGTATAAAAGTGGGAATTATAGGATTAGGAGAAATTGCACAAAAAGTATACCTCCCTCTCCTTGTTCATGATGAAAGAATTACAATTGTAGGGATAATGAGTAGAAATAAAGCAAAAGTAAAACAACTTTGTAATAAATATCGTATTAAAATAGGATATACAAATGTAAATGAGCTTCTTCTTCAAGATCTAGATGCTGTATTTGTTCATAGTACAACAGAAAGTCATTATCAAATCATAAAAAAATGTCTAAACCGAAATTTACATGTCTATGTTGATAAACCCCTTTCTACCCACATCAAAGAAACAATAGAATTAGTTAAACTTGCTGAGAAAAAACAACTTCTACTATGTGTAGGCTTCAATAGAAGGTTTGCCCCAAAATATATCGAAGCAAAAAAGTGGATAGATGAAGTGGGTGGATTCGATACTTGCATTGCACAAAAACACCGTACTCAATTGCAAAACTTTAACGCTAGGCATACAATATATGATGACCTCATTCACATTGTAGATTTGTTATTATGGTTAGGATCAGGTATAAAAGAAGTATCCTCATATACTCGCAATGTAAATAAAAAAGATCAACTCTTAAATGCATCTGGACATTTAATATTCGGGGCATCCTCTGGCTTCTTCTCTATGAATCGCCAATCAGGGGCTGATTTGGAAAGTTTAGAGCTATACGGAGGAAGTAGATCAGTCAAAGTAATCAACATGGAACTAGCTACTTTCCATGATTTAAAATCGGGGGAGCAAGTTAAGCCTTTTGGCAGTTGGGATACAGTTTTCTATAGACGTGGGTTCGCTGGTATCGTAAATCATTTTTTAGAAACCTTACATAACCCTGAATCCTGTACTGTACGAGCTGAACGAGTTTTAGAAACACATTTATTAATGGAGCAATTCTCAAAGTAA
- a CDS encoding multicopper oxidase family protein has product MNLIKYIDKLPIPPTVKPMDKKGNINYYEMKMNQFYTKMHSSLPNTLVWGFEGHYPGPTIDVKQFEKIQIKWMNELPPKHLFSVDKTIHGAEGDTPEVRTVIHVHGGINKAESDGYPDAWFTNGFKQVGSDFTQEVYQYSNLHEATTLWYHDHTIGITRLNIYAGLAGFYLIRDQNELSLSLPKGKYEIPLMIQDRTFNPDGSLYYPEQPPDAFEPTPKFFGDTIVVNGKVWPYLDVEPRRYRFRILNGSNSRYYILKLDNGQPFIQIGNDGGFLEKPVIMEEILLGPAERADVIIDFSDSQVNKIVLLNLAPEEYPSEGEISIDTTGQIMQFRVTLPLMSKDVSKVPARLRNVQFLKEEDAVKNRVLTLVRSLDDMGRRIVLINNQRWDDPITEKPKLGDTEIWTFINSSVSIHPMHLHLVNVQILDRQSYDQELFLKTGEIKMTGEKRPPAQNETGWKDTVNSYPGEIIRIITKFEPYTGKYVFHCHIVEHEDYEMMRPYEVVKQSRNLYWLKSIYNKYLNQVHLKLRKGT; this is encoded by the coding sequence ATGAACCTTATTAAATACATTGATAAATTACCTATCCCCCCAACGGTAAAACCCATGGATAAAAAAGGGAACATCAACTATTACGAAATGAAAATGAATCAATTTTACACTAAAATGCACAGTTCTTTACCAAATACACTAGTATGGGGATTTGAAGGGCATTATCCTGGTCCAACAATTGACGTAAAACAATTTGAGAAAATTCAAATAAAGTGGATGAATGAATTACCTCCTAAACACCTTTTTTCAGTAGATAAAACTATTCATGGGGCAGAAGGAGACACACCTGAGGTTAGAACCGTGATTCATGTGCATGGGGGGATCAACAAGGCTGAAAGTGATGGTTATCCCGATGCATGGTTTACAAATGGATTTAAACAAGTCGGGTCTGATTTCACTCAGGAAGTCTATCAATATTCTAATTTACATGAAGCGACTACACTTTGGTATCATGACCATACGATTGGTATTACTAGATTAAACATTTATGCTGGGTTAGCTGGCTTTTATCTTATTCGTGATCAAAATGAGCTTTCCCTATCTCTTCCAAAAGGAAAATATGAAATCCCTCTAATGATTCAGGATCGTACTTTTAATCCAGACGGTTCTTTATATTATCCTGAACAACCACCTGATGCATTTGAACCTACACCTAAATTCTTTGGAGATACAATTGTTGTAAACGGAAAAGTATGGCCTTATTTAGATGTAGAACCCAGAAGATACCGTTTTCGTATTTTAAATGGCTCCAACTCCCGATATTACATATTAAAACTCGATAATGGGCAGCCCTTTATTCAAATTGGAAATGATGGGGGATTTTTAGAAAAACCAGTGATTATGGAAGAAATCCTTTTAGGGCCTGCAGAACGTGCAGATGTCATCATAGATTTTTCAGACAGTCAGGTAAATAAAATCGTTTTGTTAAATTTAGCCCCAGAAGAGTATCCAAGTGAAGGGGAAATTTCAATAGATACTACAGGACAAATTATGCAATTTCGAGTAACATTGCCACTTATGAGTAAAGATGTGAGCAAAGTACCTGCTAGGCTGAGAAATGTTCAATTTCTTAAAGAAGAAGATGCTGTAAAAAACAGAGTTTTAACGTTAGTAAGGTCATTAGATGATATGGGCAGAAGAATTGTACTTATAAATAATCAGCGATGGGACGATCCAATTACTGAAAAACCAAAGTTAGGGGATACAGAAATTTGGACTTTCATCAATTCTTCCGTAAGCATTCATCCGATGCATCTCCATTTAGTTAATGTACAAATATTAGATAGACAGTCATACGATCAAGAACTTTTTTTAAAGACAGGTGAAATCAAAATGACTGGTGAAAAAAGACCTCCGGCACAAAATGAAACTGGGTGGAAAGACACTGTGAATTCATACCCCGGTGAAATTATACGAATCATAACAAAATTTGAACCTTATACAGGGAAGTATGTATTCCATTGTCATATCGTAGAGCATGAAGACTATGAAATGATGAGACCTTACGAAGTAGTTAAACAGAGTAGAAATCTTTATTGGTTAAAATCTATCTATAATAAGTATTTAAATCAAGTCCATTTAAAATTGAGAAAGGGCACTTAA
- a CDS encoding S-layer homology domain-containing protein, with amino-acid sequence MELKRKIGRKSLVVLLTLTMIFSMFSSVFAAGSSDVDGHWAEKQLKQWIDNGLLNGYGEGVYKPNQTLTRSEAAAFVNRAFEHEETAEVNFPDVELSDWFYNDVSKALAAGFMTGYEDGTFKPDQNITRQELAVMIFRLLDLEVKPEAVDSFDDAASIGEWAKGEIGALVDLGIVSGYNNKIQPEGLSTRAEAIVMIQRATEYLYTFSEAGTYGPEEGIDTILSNVTVTATGVTLQNLVIEGDLLLTEGIGEGDVYLNNVTVKGTTIISGGGENSIHLTDTVLVTVIVDKKNGKVRIVAEGKTDVKEVTLNSGAKLEESDIDGAGFADIILSTEIAKDAKVELVGEFETVDVFSATVSIEIPEGAIENLNVDETAEGVALDLGKDATIVELVLDAITEVSGEGKVESVEGEQADESDVDLDSPSGGSGGGSTPATSKAVINNAYVQVIDPSKTIEEDMISDSFAFNLSGLNDSDKLIVFTLELEGAESLTLTKEGGEEETVDFYNGVLTLPVSLLLGDRDSNKDGVRVDTIKEGDFSGYTFTTETSIEYTNGSPSDDFNLKLTLGSTLIFESGVEFNSVSLGFGETFPAKKSGGSYTFEIDSSYNDHKVLTFIIEADNAKKVNVTLPKIDSFKQYYFNDDGIIAISVPELLGIADTDSDGVKVGTIKAEIDSITGNIYDNSNVSKSVTVVIN; translated from the coding sequence TTGGAATTAAAAAGAAAAATAGGTAGAAAATCATTAGTAGTATTGTTAACGTTAACAATGATCTTTTCCATGTTTAGTTCAGTATTTGCCGCAGGATCATCAGATGTTGATGGACATTGGGCAGAAAAACAATTAAAGCAATGGATCGATAACGGTTTATTAAATGGTTATGGTGAAGGTGTGTATAAACCAAACCAAACGTTGACAAGATCTGAAGCAGCCGCTTTTGTAAACAGAGCTTTTGAACATGAAGAAACAGCAGAAGTGAATTTCCCAGATGTAGAACTTTCAGACTGGTTCTATAATGATGTATCTAAAGCATTAGCTGCAGGTTTTATGACTGGTTATGAAGATGGAACTTTTAAACCTGATCAAAACATAACTCGTCAAGAATTAGCAGTGATGATTTTTAGATTGCTAGATTTAGAAGTGAAACCTGAAGCAGTAGATTCTTTTGATGATGCTGCTAGCATTGGTGAATGGGCTAAAGGTGAGATTGGTGCGTTAGTTGATTTAGGTATCGTATCTGGATATAACAATAAAATTCAACCAGAAGGTTTATCAACGCGTGCAGAGGCTATTGTAATGATCCAACGTGCTACAGAATATTTGTATACATTTAGTGAAGCAGGTACTTATGGCCCAGAGGAAGGTATTGATACCATTCTTAGCAATGTTACAGTTACAGCTACTGGAGTAACATTACAAAACTTAGTGATTGAAGGAGATCTTCTTTTAACTGAAGGAATTGGTGAAGGAGACGTTTATTTAAATAATGTTACTGTTAAAGGTACAACCATTATTTCTGGTGGTGGAGAAAATAGTATTCACTTGACAGACACTGTATTAGTAACAGTGATTGTTGATAAGAAAAACGGAAAAGTCCGTATTGTTGCTGAAGGTAAAACAGATGTAAAAGAAGTAACATTAAACTCTGGAGCAAAATTAGAAGAGTCTGATATTGATGGAGCAGGTTTTGCTGATATCATTCTTTCCACTGAAATTGCTAAAGATGCTAAGGTTGAATTAGTAGGGGAATTTGAAACAGTGGATGTATTTTCAGCTACAGTAAGTATAGAAATCCCTGAAGGTGCTATTGAAAACTTAAACGTAGATGAAACGGCTGAAGGTGTAGCATTAGACCTAGGTAAAGATGCTACGATTGTAGAACTTGTTCTTGACGCTATTACAGAAGTGTCTGGTGAAGGTAAAGTTGAATCAGTTGAAGGGGAACAAGCTGATGAGTCTGATGTTGATTTAGATTCACCTTCTGGTGGTTCTGGTGGAGGGTCAACTCCTGCTACAAGTAAAGCAGTAATTAATAATGCTTATGTGCAGGTTATTGATCCTAGTAAAACTATTGAAGAAGATATGATTTCTGATTCTTTTGCATTTAACTTAAGCGGGCTGAATGATTCAGATAAACTTATTGTATTTACATTAGAATTGGAAGGTGCTGAATCTCTTACATTAACAAAAGAAGGCGGAGAAGAGGAAACTGTAGACTTTTATAATGGGGTTTTAACTTTACCAGTCTCATTATTATTGGGGGATAGAGACTCTAATAAAGACGGTGTTAGAGTAGATACAATTAAAGAAGGGGATTTTTCAGGATATACATTTACAACTGAAACATCTATAGAGTATACTAATGGTAGTCCTTCAGATGATTTTAATTTAAAGCTCACATTAGGATCAACATTAATTTTTGAAAGTGGTGTAGAATTTAATAGTGTATCCTTAGGTTTTGGCGAAACTTTCCCAGCAAAAAAATCAGGGGGCTCTTATACTTTCGAGATTGATAGTTCATATAATGACCATAAAGTTTTAACTTTTATTATTGAAGCAGATAATGCTAAAAAAGTTAATGTTACACTCCCGAAAATAGATTCTTTTAAACAATACTATTTTAATGACGATGGAATTATTGCTATATCTGTGCCAGAGTTGTTAGGTATAGCTGATACAGATAGCGATGGTGTGAAAGTTGGTACTATTAAAGCTGAAATTGATTCAATTACTGGTAATATTTATGACAATTCAAATGTTTCTAAATCTGTTACTGTAGTTATTAACTAA
- the pxpB gene encoding 5-oxoprolinase subunit PxpB, which yields MKNNIEFYPLGEKAIVVKFGSEVNENTYELVWNFSRSLEQNPIYGTIEIVPTFTTVTIYYDPLTVMKSTQSDHKYSNQYSQSAYKTILAIIQNRISKMKKTSTNIEYRSIKIPVCYEGEFAPDLEYVAKYNQLSTEEVIQIHSEGEYLVYMLGFAPGFPYMGGMSNKIATPRRNEPRALVSAGSVGIAGGQTGIYSLNSPGGWQIIGRTPLKLFQPENESPTLLQAGDRIQFYSISTEEYTVFEEKQK from the coding sequence ATGAAAAACAATATAGAATTCTATCCTCTCGGAGAAAAAGCAATAGTAGTCAAGTTCGGCTCTGAAGTAAATGAAAATACATATGAATTAGTATGGAATTTTTCTAGATCTTTAGAACAAAACCCCATCTATGGAACAATAGAAATTGTGCCTACCTTTACTACAGTAACGATTTATTATGATCCACTTACTGTTATGAAGTCAACTCAAAGTGATCATAAGTATTCCAATCAATACAGTCAATCTGCTTATAAAACTATACTTGCTATTATCCAAAATAGAATCTCTAAAATGAAAAAAACCAGTACTAATATTGAATATAGATCTATAAAAATACCCGTATGTTACGAAGGAGAGTTCGCACCTGACCTTGAATACGTAGCAAAGTACAATCAACTCAGTACAGAAGAAGTTATTCAAATTCATTCAGAAGGAGAATATTTAGTATACATGTTAGGATTTGCTCCTGGCTTTCCTTATATGGGGGGGATGTCTAATAAAATAGCTACACCTAGAAGGAATGAACCTAGAGCATTAGTTTCAGCAGGAAGTGTTGGTATAGCAGGAGGTCAGACAGGGATTTATTCATTGAATTCTCCTGGTGGTTGGCAAATTATTGGAAGGACACCTTTGAAATTATTCCAACCTGAAAATGAGAGTCCCACTTTATTGCAAGCAGGAGATCGCATTCAGTTTTATTCTATCTCCACAGAGGAGTATACTGTATTTGAGGAGAAACAAAAATGA
- a CDS encoding biotin-dependent carboxyltransferase family protein → MTLKILKPGMLTTIQDLGRVGYQKYGVVASGVMDSYAARLANLLVGNGENAAVMEITMIGPSIEFQEDSLISICGGDLSAVVEGEKVPMWRPIIIKSGSCLLFGNAKSGCRAYLSVAGGISIPKVMGSRSTDLRAAIGGYKGRKIKSGDVILTHQPDPIRDTRIKSLLQNFTAKSSFIPLPWYVSENSLPAYPSQVVIRMMKGREYELFQDESINSLLNNTFTIHPQSDRMAYRLKGAKIQLKSNLNMISEAVTMGTIQVPPDGFPRILLADRQTIGGYPRIAQVASVDLPFIAQLKPGDTVMFQEISLEEAEFLYLQQEKDIHILKQMINERWRKGE, encoded by the coding sequence ATGACCTTAAAAATATTAAAACCAGGAATGCTCACGACGATTCAAGATTTGGGAAGGGTTGGATATCAAAAATATGGAGTAGTAGCAAGTGGAGTCATGGACTCTTATGCTGCTAGATTAGCCAACTTGTTAGTTGGTAATGGAGAAAATGCTGCTGTTATGGAAATAACAATGATTGGACCCTCTATTGAATTTCAAGAAGACTCACTTATCTCTATTTGTGGAGGAGATCTATCAGCAGTAGTTGAAGGGGAAAAAGTGCCAATGTGGCGTCCCATAATTATAAAATCAGGTAGCTGCCTTCTGTTTGGTAATGCTAAATCAGGTTGTAGAGCTTATCTATCCGTAGCAGGTGGAATATCAATCCCAAAAGTTATGGGTAGTAGGAGCACAGATTTAAGAGCAGCAATTGGAGGGTATAAGGGACGTAAAATAAAATCGGGTGATGTGATCTTAACTCATCAACCTGATCCAATTAGGGATACTAGAATAAAGTCCTTATTACAAAACTTTACTGCTAAATCTTCTTTTATTCCTCTACCTTGGTATGTAAGTGAAAACAGTTTGCCAGCTTATCCATCTCAAGTCGTGATTAGAATGATGAAAGGAAGAGAGTATGAATTATTCCAAGATGAAAGTATAAATTCTCTTCTGAACAATACATTTACAATTCATCCTCAATCTGATCGAATGGCTTACAGATTAAAAGGGGCTAAAATTCAACTTAAATCTAATTTAAATATGATCTCAGAAGCGGTAACGATGGGTACGATTCAAGTGCCGCCAGATGGATTTCCTCGCATATTATTAGCTGATCGACAAACGATAGGTGGTTATCCTAGAATTGCACAAGTTGCTTCAGTAGACCTTCCATTCATTGCTCAATTAAAGCCAGGAGACACCGTAATGTTTCAAGAAATTTCTTTGGAAGAAGCAGAGTTTCTATATTTACAGCAAGAAAAAGATATTCATATTTTAAAACAGATGATTAATGAACGTTGGAGGAAGGGGGAATGA
- a CDS encoding 5-oxoprolinase subunit PxpA translates to MLTIDMNCDLGESYGVYSIGMDEEVLKFVTSANIACGFHAGDPRTMRKTVQLCLQNKVAIGAHPGLQDLQGFGRRNIDITPEEAYELVLYQMGALSAFVKAEGGRLHHVKPHGALYNMAAKNRPLADSIARAVYDFDNQLILYGLSASELVKAGEKIGLRCANEVFADRTYQDDATLTPRNQKKALIEDADEATLQVLSMIQQQKVKTVLGKEISIQAETICVHGDGLEALAFVKMIRKRLQEEGILIKSVK, encoded by the coding sequence ATGCTAACTATAGATATGAACTGTGATTTAGGAGAAAGTTACGGTGTATATTCCATCGGAATGGATGAAGAAGTATTAAAGTTTGTGACCTCAGCAAATATAGCTTGTGGATTCCATGCCGGTGATCCAAGGACAATGCGAAAAACAGTTCAATTATGTTTGCAAAATAAAGTGGCAATTGGAGCTCATCCTGGGTTGCAAGATTTACAAGGTTTTGGTCGTAGAAACATAGATATTACACCAGAAGAAGCTTATGAACTTGTGTTATACCAAATGGGTGCTTTAAGTGCATTCGTAAAAGCAGAGGGTGGGCGATTACATCATGTTAAACCTCATGGGGCGTTATACAATATGGCAGCTAAAAATAGACCATTAGCTGATTCTATCGCTAGAGCTGTTTATGATTTTGACAATCAGTTAATATTGTATGGTTTATCAGCAAGTGAATTAGTCAAAGCAGGAGAGAAGATCGGACTACGTTGCGCAAATGAAGTGTTTGCTGATCGAACCTATCAAGATGATGCCACGTTAACACCACGAAATCAAAAAAAAGCTCTTATTGAGGATGCAGATGAAGCAACATTACAAGTATTATCAATGATTCAACAACAGAAAGTAAAAACTGTACTTGGGAAAGAAATATCTATTCAAGCAGAGACCATATGTGTCCATGGGGATGGATTGGAAGCACTAGCTTTTGTTAAAATGATAAGAAAGAGATTACAAGAAGAAGGCATACTTATTAAATCAGTAAAATAG
- a CDS encoding GNAT family N-acetyltransferase, with product MIYELNSKDYPKMKPLLNGLEKHPVINGVIDRNNVGRIFVDHKNSPTAALIWAQMELFYLIGNSENPVFNSQIERFIIHSLKPEALAIGDDCLNLELYPFQTWNVNLKNIFKNKLMEGERVPFKFEKDRFSSVDVKNVPDGYRILKIDPSVIYLDKENVISNELKKFWESLDTFYNKGLGYCVLKEDEVIGTCISAFVSNNEYEIGINTYKPEHLNNYQIIQCIFFLLRI from the coding sequence ATGATATACGAATTAAATTCAAAAGATTACCCCAAAATGAAACCACTATTAAATGGACTAGAGAAACATCCTGTAATCAACGGTGTAATTGATAGGAACAATGTAGGGAGAATTTTTGTTGATCATAAAAACTCTCCGACTGCTGCTTTAATATGGGCTCAAATGGAATTGTTTTATTTGATTGGAAATAGCGAGAATCCTGTTTTTAATTCGCAAATAGAGAGATTTATTATTCATAGCTTAAAACCAGAAGCACTTGCAATTGGTGACGATTGTTTAAATTTAGAATTATATCCTTTTCAGACATGGAACGTAAATTTAAAAAATATCTTTAAAAACAAGCTAATGGAAGGGGAAAGAGTCCCTTTTAAATTTGAAAAGGATCGTTTTTCCTCTGTGGACGTTAAAAATGTTCCAGATGGATATCGGATATTAAAAATTGACCCAAGTGTTATTTATTTAGACAAAGAGAACGTTATTTCGAATGAGTTAAAGAAATTTTGGGAGTCTCTAGATACATTTTATAATAAAGGACTAGGATATTGTGTACTAAAGGAAGATGAAGTGATTGGTACATGTATCTCTGCTTTTGTGAGTAATAATGAATACGAGATTGGAATCAACACCTATAAACCAGAACATTTAAACAACTACCAAATTATCCAGTGTATTTTCTTCCTTTTGAGGATCTAG
- a CDS encoding alanyl-tRNA editing protein, translating into MTNKLFYSNPFLKTWETNIKEINERNNQYIIQLEETAFYPEGGGQPADKGTINGIQVLDVQEQNGAIYHTLNELPEDELLKCEIDWKHRLEHMQHHTGQHLLSAVCIELYDAHTISFHLGVETVTIDLNVQHLSKEQLDHMEHQTNLYIFENRPVKTYMVGKEDLSSLPLRKTPEVEENIRIVEIDGIDISACCGTHVESTGQIGMMKVLKTEKHRGGIRLYFKCGYRALADYDATHQVLMSAGAKLNANRDTLLARLDQIELDQKQLQKQLNETKEKLFSSLAEQLNHGKNDHLIIQSFDEYNMKDLQLITKAIFSKSERIVLFRSKSEKRLLLAQSGGFSLDCGALFKEHLKQFNGKGGGSKVQAQAMFDSDEKLVEFEEFIVSHLHIQTED; encoded by the coding sequence ATGACAAATAAACTTTTTTACTCAAATCCATTTTTAAAAACGTGGGAAACAAACATAAAAGAGATAAATGAACGAAACAATCAATATATCATTCAGTTAGAAGAAACTGCTTTTTATCCTGAAGGTGGTGGACAACCTGCCGATAAAGGAACGATCAATGGGATTCAAGTATTAGATGTACAGGAGCAAAATGGAGCTATTTATCATACTCTGAATGAATTACCTGAAGACGAGCTTTTAAAATGTGAAATTGATTGGAAACACCGTTTAGAACACATGCAGCACCATACTGGGCAGCACCTTTTATCAGCGGTATGTATTGAATTATATGATGCCCATACCATCAGTTTCCATCTTGGAGTAGAAACCGTCACAATTGACTTAAATGTTCAGCATTTATCCAAAGAACAACTAGATCATATGGAACATCAAACGAATTTATACATTTTTGAAAATAGACCTGTTAAAACATATATGGTTGGAAAAGAAGATCTTTCAAGTTTACCCCTTAGAAAAACCCCTGAGGTAGAAGAAAATATTCGGATTGTAGAAATAGATGGCATTGATATATCTGCCTGCTGTGGCACGCATGTAGAATCAACGGGACAAATCGGAATGATGAAAGTATTAAAAACTGAAAAACACCGTGGCGGAATTCGACTTTATTTTAAGTGTGGGTATAGGGCTTTGGCGGATTATGATGCGACTCATCAAGTATTAATGTCAGCAGGAGCTAAATTAAATGCAAATCGAGATACGTTGTTAGCAAGACTTGATCAAATAGAACTGGATCAAAAACAGCTTCAAAAACAACTTAACGAAACAAAAGAAAAATTATTTTCATCATTAGCAGAACAACTTAACCACGGAAAAAATGATCATTTGATTATTCAGTCCTTTGACGAATATAACATGAAAGATTTACAACTCATTACAAAAGCTATATTTTCTAAAAGTGAACGTATTGTTCTTTTTAGATCTAAAAGTGAAAAGCGGTTATTACTAGCACAAAGCGGAGGGTTCTCTTTAGATTGTGGAGCTCTCTTTAAAGAGCATTTAAAACAATTTAATGGTAAAGGTGGGGGGAGCAAGGTTCAAGCGCAAGCTATGTTTGATTCTGATGAGAAATTAGTAGAATTCGAGGAGTTTATTGTAAGTCATTTGCATATTCAGACTGAGGATTGA
- a CDS encoding arylamine N-acetyltransferase: protein MNKQKTPDWVIQYLKKLHLTIPESPSYEFLEQFCKRHLTTIPFENVSKLLDFSDYKTNQYYVPPIEKFVENLFNDFGGTCTILNPYAQKLLSCIGYDCDLVLLGSGHTAILVKLPEFPAERLYMDFGGAAPIFRPVRFENRKNFSTYGPDEIQILPDDEQEGYYRFTRYRHGKFVNNAWIFNPDHICSDQGLNEVIKVSFKKDAFFMSKLRVDLFQIKKGRTLSLNNNKLTIRTLDLKEKEIKLSNIEEIESVIHKEFSLPRLPVRRAIVVLDELGIDIFQEK, encoded by the coding sequence ATGAATAAACAAAAAACACCAGATTGGGTTATTCAATATTTAAAAAAGTTGCATTTAACAATACCAGAATCTCCATCGTATGAGTTTTTGGAACAGTTTTGCAAGAGGCATCTTACTACAATACCTTTTGAAAATGTCAGTAAGTTGCTGGATTTTTCTGATTATAAAACAAACCAGTATTACGTACCTCCGATAGAAAAGTTTGTAGAGAATTTATTTAATGATTTTGGAGGAACTTGCACCATATTAAACCCTTATGCTCAAAAATTATTATCTTGCATAGGTTATGATTGTGATCTAGTACTGTTGGGTTCAGGTCATACAGCTATTTTAGTGAAATTACCTGAATTTCCAGCTGAGCGATTATATATGGATTTTGGTGGGGCCGCGCCAATTTTTAGACCAGTTAGATTTGAAAATAGAAAAAATTTTTCAACTTATGGACCAGATGAAATTCAAATACTTCCAGATGACGAACAAGAAGGTTATTATCGTTTCACTAGATATCGTCATGGAAAATTTGTAAATAATGCTTGGATTTTTAATCCAGATCACATTTGTTCTGATCAAGGTCTTAATGAGGTTATAAAGGTCTCTTTTAAAAAGGATGCTTTTTTTATGTCGAAACTTCGTGTAGATTTATTTCAAATAAAAAAAGGGAGAACATTATCTCTAAATAATAATAAACTTACCATTAGAACTTTAGATTTAAAAGAGAAAGAAATAAAATTGAGCAATATTGAGGAAATAGAAAGTGTAATCCATAAAGAGTTTTCCTTGCCAAGGCTTCCTGTGAGAAGAGCTATAGTAGTGTTAGATGAATTAGGCATAGATATTTTCCAAGAGAAATGA